From one Sphingomonas xanthus genomic stretch:
- the efp gene encoding elongation factor P produces the protein MKISGVDIRPGNIIEYEGGIWRAVKIQHTQPGKGGAYMQVEMKNLIDGRKTNVRFRSAETVERIRLDTKDFQFLFADGEDLTFMDKESYEQITLPRDTLGEAAAFLQDGMDVVMELHEERPISVQLPDTVEATIVEADAVVKGQTASSSYKPAVLDNGVRIMVPPHIASGTRIVVDVYEQTYVRRAD, from the coding sequence ATGAAGATCAGCGGCGTCGACATTCGTCCGGGCAACATCATCGAATATGAAGGCGGCATCTGGCGCGCCGTGAAGATCCAGCACACCCAGCCCGGCAAGGGCGGTGCCTATATGCAGGTCGAGATGAAGAATCTTATCGACGGCCGCAAAACCAACGTCCGCTTCCGGTCAGCGGAAACCGTCGAGCGGATCCGGCTCGACACTAAGGATTTCCAGTTCCTGTTCGCCGACGGAGAGGACCTGACCTTCATGGATAAGGAAAGCTACGAACAGATCACCCTGCCGCGCGACACGCTGGGCGAGGCTGCGGCGTTCCTCCAGGACGGCATGGACGTGGTGATGGAGCTTCACGAGGAGCGCCCGATCAGCGTGCAGCTGCCAGACACTGTCGAAGCGACGATCGTCGAGGCCGACGCGGTGGTGAAGGGGCAGACCGCTTCGTCCAGCTACAAGCCGGCGGTGCTGGACAACGGCGTTCGCATCATGGTCCCGCCGCACATCGCATCGGGCACACGGATCGTAGTCGACGTCTACGAACAAACCTACGTCCGCCGCGCCGACTGA
- a CDS encoding L,D-transpeptidase family protein, which translates to MIRVALAASVAALSLTACSVTETSEQQNAPETAQSGQSVDPMASNDQDGPTVAEDRPRPLMQAQVVLDRLGFTPGVVDGKMGMSTVNAIKGFQESRGLTVTGELDEPTVQALSQWQSIPATRIVTIPPEFASDEFVDIPEDRKAQAKLNRMGYESLAEKLAERFHTTEEVLAELNPELTGSASPAPAGNDSVEAPTIAYKAGMRLRVPNVGADQFDASKVKDAQWADTLRKLGVGTNQPTAASIEVDKSEQVLRVLGEDGKLLAQFTATMGSSQFPLPLGTWTIKGNAYHPTWHYDPALLANVPKSDPKLEIPPGPNNPVGVVWMDLSKEHYGIHGTDEPSRIGRAESNGCIRLTNWDAARLAQMIRPGTKAVFRA; encoded by the coding sequence ATGATCCGCGTAGCCCTGGCCGCTTCCGTTGCGGCCCTGTCCCTTACCGCATGCAGCGTCACGGAGACGTCCGAGCAGCAGAATGCGCCTGAAACCGCCCAGTCCGGCCAGTCAGTCGATCCGATGGCGTCCAACGACCAGGATGGACCGACGGTCGCCGAAGACCGGCCGCGGCCCTTGATGCAGGCGCAGGTGGTACTCGACCGGCTAGGCTTCACGCCCGGCGTGGTTGACGGGAAGATGGGCATGTCGACGGTCAACGCGATCAAGGGTTTCCAGGAATCGCGGGGCCTGACCGTGACCGGAGAGCTGGACGAACCGACGGTCCAGGCGCTTTCCCAGTGGCAGTCGATCCCGGCAACACGCATCGTCACCATCCCGCCGGAGTTCGCAAGCGACGAGTTCGTCGATATCCCCGAGGATCGGAAGGCGCAGGCCAAGCTGAACCGCATGGGATATGAATCGCTGGCCGAAAAGCTCGCGGAGCGGTTCCATACGACCGAGGAAGTGCTGGCGGAGCTCAATCCGGAACTCACCGGCTCGGCCTCGCCGGCGCCCGCCGGAAACGACAGCGTGGAGGCGCCAACGATCGCCTACAAGGCCGGAATGCGGCTACGCGTTCCGAACGTCGGCGCCGACCAGTTCGACGCCTCCAAGGTCAAGGACGCGCAATGGGCGGATACGCTCAGGAAGTTGGGCGTCGGCACCAATCAGCCGACCGCTGCAAGCATCGAAGTCGACAAGTCCGAACAGGTTCTTCGCGTCCTCGGCGAGGACGGCAAGTTGCTGGCCCAGTTCACCGCAACCATGGGATCGAGCCAGTTCCCCCTGCCGCTCGGCACCTGGACGATCAAGGGCAATGCCTATCATCCGACCTGGCACTATGACCCTGCGCTGCTGGCCAATGTCCCCAAGTCCGACCCCAAGCTTGAAATCCCGCCCGGACCGAACAACCCGGTCGGGGTGGTGTGGATGGATCTTAGCAAGGAACATTATGGCATCCACGGAACCGATGAGCCGAGCCGCATCGGCCGTGCGGAATCGAACGGCTGCATCCGGCTCACCAACTGGGACGCGGCACGGTTGGCGCAAATGATCCGGCCGGGCACCAAGGCCGTGTTCAGGGCCTGA
- a CDS encoding NADH-quinone oxidoreductase subunit C, with protein MSSPAPLIKPRDGFADAYADAIGPALVATKNVAEELTFTIARDAIVEAARIARDQFGYQQLMEIAGCDYPERAERFEVNYHFLSVTENHRIRLKLTTDEDTPVPSLTGLWPVAGWLEREVFDMYGVTFAGNPDLRRILTDYGFEGFPLRKDFPQTGYVELRYSEAEKRVVYEPVHLPQDFRNFDFLMPWEGAEYRLPGDEKAAPEAAGAPSPVTAQPSNSPKGKAPPPTPKTTNEPSDTGAGKKANAAAARKSPTAPKAKDDSQPKGKKG; from the coding sequence GTGAGCAGCCCCGCACCCCTGATTAAGCCGCGCGACGGCTTCGCGGACGCATATGCCGACGCAATCGGCCCGGCGCTGGTCGCCACCAAGAACGTGGCGGAAGAGCTGACCTTTACCATCGCCCGCGATGCGATCGTCGAGGCGGCGCGGATCGCGCGCGACCAGTTCGGTTATCAGCAGCTGATGGAAATCGCCGGCTGCGACTATCCCGAGCGGGCCGAGCGGTTCGAGGTCAATTATCACTTCTTGTCCGTGACCGAGAACCATCGCATCCGGTTGAAGCTGACGACCGACGAGGACACGCCGGTGCCGAGTCTGACAGGCCTGTGGCCGGTTGCTGGCTGGCTGGAGCGGGAAGTGTTCGACATGTATGGCGTGACCTTTGCCGGCAACCCGGACCTGCGCCGGATCCTCACCGACTATGGTTTTGAAGGCTTTCCGCTGCGCAAGGACTTCCCGCAGACGGGCTATGTCGAGCTGCGCTATTCGGAAGCCGAAAAGCGGGTTGTCTATGAACCGGTGCACTTGCCCCAGGACTTCCGCAACTTCGATTTCCTGATGCCTTGGGAAGGGGCGGAATATCGCCTGCCGGGTGACGAGAAGGCCGCGCCCGAGGCGGCTGGCGCGCCGAGCCCGGTTACGGCTCAGCCAAGCAATTCGCCCAAGGGCAAGGCGCCTCCGCCGACCCCCAAGACGACCAACGAACCGTCGGACACCGGTGCCGGCAAGAAAGCCAATGCCGCCGCGGCCCGTAAAAGCCCTACCGCGCCCAAGGCAAAGGACGATAGCCAGCCGAAGGGGAAGAAGGGATGA
- the nuoF gene encoding NADH-quinone oxidoreductase subunit NuoF, with amino-acid sequence MVGITSLTDKDRIFTNLYGFQSPELKAAQARGDWDKTAELMKLGQDKIIDIVKESGLRGRGGAGFPTGMKWSFMPKEPTPGRPNFLVINADESEPGSCKDREILRHDPHKLVEGALLAGFAMRARAGYIYVRGEFIVETEALRKAVAEAYAAGLIGKNAAGSGYDFDLFVHRGAGAYICGEETAMLESLEGKPGKPRLKPPFPAGAGLYGCPTTVNNVESIAVVPTILRRGAEWFKSFGREGNAGTKLFQISGHVNKPTVVEEAMSIPFRELIDKHAGGIRGGWDNLLAVIPGGSSVPLVPAAEIADAPMDFDGLKALGSGLGTAAVIVMDKSTDIVRAISRISYFYKHESCGQCTPCREGTGWMWRVMEKLRTGDAHVSTIDQLYDVTKQVEGHTICALGDAAAWPIQGLIRHFRPELERRIAERHGHIAEAAE; translated from the coding sequence ATGGTCGGCATCACCTCGCTCACCGACAAAGATCGGATCTTCACCAACCTCTACGGCTTTCAGTCGCCCGAACTGAAGGCGGCGCAAGCCCGCGGGGATTGGGACAAGACGGCCGAGCTGATGAAGCTGGGCCAGGACAAGATCATCGATATCGTCAAGGAAAGCGGCCTTCGCGGCCGCGGCGGCGCGGGTTTCCCGACAGGCATGAAGTGGAGTTTCATGCCCAAGGAGCCGACCCCGGGCCGTCCCAACTTCCTGGTGATCAACGCCGACGAGTCCGAACCCGGAAGCTGCAAGGATCGCGAGATCTTGCGCCATGACCCGCACAAGCTGGTCGAAGGTGCGCTGCTCGCCGGCTTCGCGATGCGGGCGCGAGCGGGCTATATTTATGTCCGGGGCGAATTCATCGTCGAGACCGAAGCGCTGCGCAAGGCGGTCGCCGAAGCCTATGCGGCGGGCCTTATCGGCAAGAATGCGGCGGGGTCGGGCTATGACTTCGACCTATTCGTCCACCGCGGCGCTGGCGCCTATATCTGCGGTGAGGAAACCGCGATGCTCGAAAGCCTGGAAGGAAAGCCGGGCAAGCCGCGCCTGAAGCCGCCTTTCCCGGCCGGCGCCGGCCTTTATGGCTGTCCGACCACGGTCAACAATGTCGAAAGCATCGCTGTTGTCCCAACCATCCTTCGCCGCGGGGCGGAGTGGTTCAAGAGCTTTGGCCGCGAAGGCAATGCCGGGACGAAGCTGTTCCAGATTTCCGGCCATGTGAACAAGCCGACCGTCGTCGAAGAAGCGATGTCGATCCCGTTCCGCGAGCTGATCGACAAACATGCCGGCGGCATCCGCGGCGGCTGGGACAATCTGCTTGCCGTGATCCCCGGTGGATCGTCGGTCCCGCTGGTCCCGGCTGCCGAGATCGCCGACGCGCCGATGGACTTCGACGGGCTGAAGGCACTCGGCTCGGGCCTCGGCACCGCGGCGGTGATCGTTATGGACAAGTCGACCGACATCGTTCGCGCGATCAGCCGCATCAGCTATTTCTACAAGCATGAAAGCTGCGGCCAGTGCACGCCATGCCGCGAAGGTACCGGCTGGATGTGGCGGGTGATGGAAAAGCTACGCACCGGCGACGCGCATGTCTCGACCATCGACCAGCTGTATGACGTCACCAAGCAGGTCGAAGGCCACACCATCTGCGCCCTGGGCGACGCCGCCGCCTGGCCGATCCAGGGCCTTATCCGTCATTTCCGTCCCGAACTGGAGCGCCGCATTGCCGAGCGCCACGGGCATATTGCTGAGGCTGCCGAATAA
- the ndhC gene encoding NADH-quinone oxidoreductase subunit A yields MASVAAGYLPILLFLAVALALSAAFVVLPMAVSRLTGTHKPDSEKLSEYECGFPAFEDSRAQFDVRFYLVAILFIVFDLEAAFLFPWAVSLVGSGWAGWIAMMIFLAELGLGLAYAWKKGALEWE; encoded by the coding sequence TTGGCCAGCGTCGCCGCCGGATATTTACCCATCCTGCTTTTCCTTGCCGTCGCGCTTGCCTTGTCGGCAGCGTTCGTCGTCCTGCCGATGGCGGTCAGCCGCCTGACTGGGACGCACAAGCCGGACTCGGAAAAGCTTAGTGAATATGAATGTGGCTTTCCGGCCTTCGAGGACAGCCGCGCCCAGTTCGACGTGCGCTTCTACCTGGTGGCGATCTTATTCATCGTCTTCGACCTTGAAGCGGCGTTCCTGTTCCCCTGGGCGGTCAGCCTGGTGGGCAGTGGCTGGGCGGGCTGGATCGCGATGATGATCTTCCTCGCGGAACTGGGTCTCGGCCTCGCCTATGCCTGGAAGAAGGGGGCGCTGGAATGGGAGTGA
- the thiE gene encoding thiamine phosphate synthase, with protein sequence MNDDELDFSRFRPPVRTEPCQLYLISPQAVGGDFPQRLAAALSAGPVAAFQLRVKGMEQHELARLAEPLRDICASAGVAFIVNDSVSLAKRLDADGVHLGQSDGDPREARAQLGPSKQIGVTCHASRHLAMEAGEAGADYVAFGAFYDTLTKPSQHRPEPAILSWWASLFEIPCVAIGGITPDNAAPLVAAGADFLAVCNAVWGSKDPATAVAAFEDVLGD encoded by the coding sequence ATGAACGACGACGAACTGGACTTTAGCCGTTTCCGGCCACCGGTGCGAACTGAGCCCTGCCAGCTTTACCTGATCAGCCCCCAGGCGGTCGGCGGTGACTTCCCGCAGCGGCTTGCGGCCGCGCTGTCCGCGGGCCCGGTCGCGGCGTTCCAGCTACGCGTAAAGGGGATGGAGCAGCATGAGCTTGCAAGGCTCGCCGAGCCGCTTCGCGACATTTGTGCCTCCGCCGGGGTCGCGTTCATTGTTAACGACAGCGTCAGCCTCGCCAAGCGGCTGGATGCCGACGGCGTCCATCTCGGCCAGTCTGACGGCGACCCGCGAGAGGCGCGCGCGCAGCTGGGACCCTCGAAACAGATTGGAGTGACCTGTCATGCGAGCCGGCACCTGGCGATGGAAGCGGGGGAGGCTGGTGCTGACTATGTCGCGTTCGGCGCATTCTACGACACGCTGACCAAGCCGAGCCAGCATCGACCGGAGCCGGCAATCCTTAGTTGGTGGGCGTCGCTGTTCGAGATCCCTTGCGTCGCGATCGGCGGGATCACCCCCGACAATGCAGCGCCACTGGTCGCGGCGGGTGCCGACTTCCTTGCCGTGTGCAACGCGGTCTGGGGGAGCAAGGACCCGGCAACGGCGGTCGCAGCTTTCGAAGACGTTTTGGGCGACTAG
- a CDS encoding inositol monophosphatase family protein: MAAYSGLITVMTRAARKAAPRLRRDFGEVEQLQVSRKGPADFVSMADRRAEQTIIEELRNARPDWGIQCEESGIVEGNPDKPRWIVDPLDGTTNFLHGVPHFAISIAVEDKTPAGKPEISHGLVYQPITDESFWAEKGRGAWLHDRRLRVSARRNLDEAMVGTGIPHFGRGNVASWSRIFGAIAPEVAGIRRMGSAALDLAWVAAGRYDGFWEEDLDIWDTAAGMLLVREAGGFVSDYRGQDRMVERRQYLAANGELHSKLHKLLAGALR; the protein is encoded by the coding sequence ATGGCTGCTTACTCCGGCCTTATTACCGTCATGACGCGCGCCGCCCGCAAGGCGGCGCCGCGCCTCCGGCGCGACTTCGGCGAAGTCGAGCAATTGCAGGTGTCGAGGAAAGGCCCCGCAGACTTCGTGTCTATGGCCGACCGGCGAGCCGAGCAGACGATCATCGAGGAATTGCGCAACGCCCGCCCCGACTGGGGCATCCAGTGCGAAGAATCGGGAATCGTCGAGGGCAATCCCGACAAGCCGCGCTGGATCGTCGACCCGCTCGACGGAACAACCAACTTCCTCCACGGCGTCCCCCATTTCGCCATTTCGATCGCGGTCGAGGACAAGACTCCGGCAGGCAAGCCGGAAATCAGCCACGGGCTCGTCTATCAGCCGATCACCGACGAAAGTTTCTGGGCTGAAAAGGGCCGGGGAGCCTGGCTTCACGACCGGCGCCTGCGCGTTTCGGCGCGCCGAAACCTCGACGAGGCGATGGTTGGCACCGGTATCCCCCATTTCGGCCGCGGCAATGTCGCGAGCTGGTCGCGCATTTTTGGCGCGATCGCTCCCGAGGTGGCCGGCATCCGCCGCATGGGTTCCGCCGCGCTGGACCTCGCGTGGGTTGCCGCCGGCCGCTACGACGGTTTTTGGGAAGAGGACCTCGACATCTGGGACACGGCGGCTGGCATGTTGCTGGTGCGCGAAGCCGGAGGGTTCGTCAGCGACTACCGCGGACAGGACCGGATGGTCGAGCGGCGCCAGTATCTGGCCGCCAATGGCGAGCTTCATTCGAAGCTCCACAAGCTGCTCGCGGGGGCCTTGCGCTAA
- a CDS encoding NuoB/complex I 20 kDa subunit family protein has protein sequence MRAELDEKGFLVAKLDDVVTWARTGSLWWMTFGLACCAVEMIHVNMPRYDLERFGVAPRASPRQSDVMIVAGTLCNKMASALRKVYDQMSEPKYVISMGSCANGGGYYHYSYSVVRGCDRIVPVDVYVPGCPPTAEALLYGIMQLQRKIRREGTIDR, from the coding sequence ATGCGCGCCGAGCTCGATGAAAAGGGTTTCCTGGTCGCCAAGCTCGACGACGTCGTCACTTGGGCACGAACCGGGTCGCTGTGGTGGATGACCTTCGGCCTTGCCTGCTGCGCGGTTGAGATGATCCACGTCAACATGCCCCGATACGACCTGGAGCGGTTTGGGGTCGCGCCGCGCGCCAGTCCGCGCCAGTCGGACGTGATGATCGTCGCCGGCACCTTGTGCAACAAGATGGCGAGCGCGCTGCGCAAGGTCTACGACCAGATGAGCGAGCCCAAATATGTCATCTCGATGGGCAGTTGCGCCAATGGCGGCGGCTATTACCACTATAGCTATTCGGTAGTTCGTGGCTGCGACCGGATCGTCCCGGTCGACGTCTATGTCCCGGGCTGTCCGCCGACCGCCGAGGCGCTGCTTTACGGCATCATGCAGCTGCAGCGAAAAATTCGCCGCGAAGGAACAATCGACCGGTGA
- a CDS encoding complex I 24 kDa subunit family protein, giving the protein MAERAFAPDTPELRAEWGNFAWDEPRAKAAADILTRYPAGRQASASIPFLDLAQRQVGEMTGRQGWLPIPVIEFVARELDMPPIRVMEVASFYTMFNLAPVGKFHVQVCGTTPCMLRGSDDVLSACFKRGMKKGSTTADGLWTLSEVECLGACANAPMVQINDDNYEDLTEESMGAVLDALAAGKQPKIGPQVDRQTSAPEGGPTTLKKMAERNYDYRGQW; this is encoded by the coding sequence ATGGCTGAGCGCGCTTTCGCCCCTGACACGCCAGAACTCCGCGCCGAGTGGGGCAATTTTGCCTGGGACGAGCCGCGCGCCAAGGCGGCGGCGGACATTCTCACCCGCTATCCGGCAGGGCGGCAGGCTTCGGCGTCGATCCCCTTCCTCGATCTTGCTCAGCGGCAGGTCGGCGAGATGACGGGGAGGCAGGGCTGGTTGCCGATCCCGGTGATCGAGTTCGTTGCGCGCGAACTCGACATGCCGCCCATCCGGGTGATGGAGGTCGCCAGCTTCTACACCATGTTCAACCTGGCCCCGGTCGGTAAATTCCATGTCCAGGTATGCGGCACCACGCCGTGCATGTTGCGCGGTTCGGACGACGTACTGTCGGCCTGTTTCAAGCGCGGCATGAAGAAGGGCAGCACCACGGCGGACGGCCTGTGGACCTTGAGCGAGGTCGAATGCCTTGGCGCCTGCGCAAACGCGCCGATGGTCCAGATCAACGACGATAATTACGAGGACCTCACCGAGGAAAGCATGGGCGCCGTGCTCGACGCGCTGGCCGCTGGCAAGCAACCCAAGATCGGCCCGCAGGTCGACCGCCAGACCAGCGCCCCCGAAGGCGGCCCGACTACCCTGAAGAAGATGGCCGAGCGCAACTACGACTATCGGGGGCAATGGTAA
- a CDS encoding NADH-quinone oxidoreductase subunit D yields MVGAPGDKPTAGDQTVSNYTINFGPQHPAAHGVLRLIMELDGEIVERVDPHIGLLHRGTEKLIEYRTYAQALPYFDRLDYCSPMCMEHSYVLAVEKLMGLEVPLRAQYIRVLMAELTRISNHMLNLGAHIMDVGAMTPNLWLFEVREDTLQLYEAVSGARMHANYFRVGGVHQDIPEKVLADMADFLDKRMPLFEDAISLVADNRIFKQRNVDIGTVSKEDSLAWGFSGPMIRAAGLPWDLRKSQPYEVYDRMDFDVPVGTQGDCYDRFMVRVEEVRQSARIMRQCLKEMPKGPIGTLDRKIFPPKRAEMKQSMEALIHHFKLYTEGYHVPAGEVYVATESPKGEFGVYLVADGTNRPYRCKIRPTAFSHLQAMDFMMKGHMLADTTAVLSAIDVVFGECDR; encoded by the coding sequence ATGGTCGGCGCTCCCGGCGACAAGCCGACTGCGGGCGACCAGACCGTCTCCAACTATACGATCAACTTCGGACCCCAGCATCCGGCCGCGCACGGCGTGCTTCGGCTGATCATGGAGCTGGATGGCGAGATCGTCGAGCGGGTCGACCCGCATATCGGCCTGTTGCACCGCGGCACCGAGAAGCTGATCGAGTATCGCACTTACGCCCAGGCGCTGCCCTATTTCGACCGGCTCGATTACTGCTCGCCGATGTGCATGGAGCACAGCTATGTGCTGGCGGTCGAGAAGCTTATGGGGCTCGAGGTCCCGCTTCGCGCGCAATATATCCGCGTGCTGATGGCGGAACTGACCCGCATCTCCAACCATATGCTGAACCTCGGCGCACACATCATGGACGTAGGCGCGATGACGCCCAACCTGTGGCTGTTCGAGGTTCGCGAGGACACGCTGCAGTTGTACGAGGCGGTGTCGGGCGCGCGGATGCACGCCAATTATTTCCGCGTCGGCGGGGTTCACCAGGATATCCCGGAAAAGGTACTGGCCGACATGGCCGACTTCCTCGACAAGCGCATGCCGCTGTTCGAGGATGCGATCAGCCTGGTCGCCGACAACCGCATCTTCAAGCAGCGCAATGTCGATATCGGCACCGTCAGCAAGGAAGATTCGCTGGCCTGGGGCTTTTCTGGTCCGATGATCCGCGCCGCAGGCCTCCCCTGGGACCTTCGCAAGTCGCAGCCCTATGAGGTCTACGACCGGATGGATTTCGACGTTCCGGTCGGCACGCAAGGCGACTGCTACGACCGCTTCATGGTCCGGGTCGAGGAAGTGCGCCAGTCGGCACGGATCATGCGCCAGTGCCTGAAGGAAATGCCGAAAGGCCCGATTGGCACGCTCGACCGCAAGATATTCCCGCCCAAGCGCGCCGAGATGAAGCAGTCGATGGAAGCGCTGATCCATCATTTCAAGCTTTACACCGAGGGCTATCACGTTCCCGCCGGCGAAGTGTACGTCGCGACCGAAAGCCCCAAGGGCGAATTCGGCGTCTACCTGGTCGCCGATGGCACTAACCGACCCTATCGCTGCAAGATCCGGCCGACCGCGTTCAGCCACCTGCAGGCGATGGACTTCATGATGAAGGGCCACATGCTCGCCGACACCACCGCGGTCCTGTCCGCGATCGACGTCGTTTTCGGGGAGTGCGACCGCTAA
- a CDS encoding M23 family metallopeptidase, translating into MTAIINRIGWVVVALVLLGAAAIFYFGINAGRSTEEIAVADVRPINPAGEAGPFEIGTVVVGPAGLAIPVAGVNAEQLVDTFSQARAGGARRHDAIDIMAPTGTPVVAAAPGRVEKLFYSPGGGGITAYVRSDDGNWIYYYAHLDRYAPGLREGQRITRGTPIGTVGATGNANPGGPHLHFAINRMASGESWHEGTAINPYPLLAGKPATR; encoded by the coding sequence ATGACGGCGATCATCAACCGTATCGGGTGGGTGGTGGTCGCTCTTGTTCTGCTGGGCGCTGCGGCGATCTTCTACTTTGGGATCAACGCCGGTCGCAGCACGGAGGAAATCGCCGTCGCCGATGTTCGACCGATCAACCCGGCGGGAGAAGCCGGACCGTTTGAGATCGGCACCGTGGTGGTCGGCCCGGCCGGTCTGGCGATCCCGGTCGCCGGGGTGAACGCCGAGCAATTGGTCGATACTTTTTCGCAGGCGCGCGCCGGTGGTGCGCGGCGGCACGATGCGATCGACATCATGGCGCCGACCGGCACGCCCGTCGTCGCGGCGGCGCCGGGTCGAGTTGAGAAACTCTTCTACAGCCCGGGCGGGGGCGGGATCACCGCCTATGTTCGATCCGACGACGGCAACTGGATCTACTATTACGCCCACCTCGACCGCTATGCGCCCGGGCTTCGCGAAGGGCAGCGCATTACCCGCGGCACGCCGATCGGCACTGTTGGAGCAACCGGCAATGCCAACCCCGGTGGGCCGCACCTTCATTTCGCGATCAACCGCATGGCTTCGGGTGAGAGTTGGCATGAAGGCACGGCCATCAATCCCTATCCGCTGCTTGCCGGGAAGCCCGCGACGCGTTAG